One Hippoglossus stenolepis isolate QCI-W04-F060 chromosome 22, HSTE1.2, whole genome shotgun sequence DNA segment encodes these proteins:
- the ndufa5 gene encoding NADH dehydrogenase [ubiquinone] 1 alpha subcomplex subunit 5 encodes MAGLLKKTTGLVGLAVSLNPHERLRILYSKILASVQTMPQDAAYRKYTEQLVTERYGHVQTEPDVEKLEKKINCGQIEEVIFQAECELNLSRKMSEWKPWEPLTEEPPTNQWKWPI; translated from the exons ATGGCGGGTCTGCTGAAGAAG ACAACCGGCCTGGTCGGCCTCGCCGTGTCCCTCAATCCACACGAG CGTCTGAGGATTCTCTACTCAAAGATCCTGGCGTCAGTGCAGACAATGCCACAGGATGCCGCCTACAGGAAGTACACGGAGCAGCTGGTCACCGAGCGGTACGGCCACGTGCAAACG GAGCCTGATGTTGAAAAGCtggagaagaaaataaactgtggtCAGATAGAGGAAGTCATTTTCCAG GCGGAGTGTGAGTTGAATCTTTCCAGGAAGATGTCTGAGTGGAAACCATGGGAGCCGCTGACAGAGGAGCCTCCTACCAACCAATGGAAATGGCCCATCTGA